One Halobacterium sp. R2-5 DNA segment encodes these proteins:
- a CDS encoding helix-turn-helix domain-containing protein → MRTLDLAAHEFDANLHFAENGLNPWFGADALVKDADGSRSAEFTHAGEQWVARLSYRDEGGLLPPTGGVTDGGTHVEHDTIREFSLKVARHPDEDPVGKQDFTAHISPRWAGLHAENGDGDVVEIPVPPTLQNDGLNVRIQGSNIEFTRYLDLFQTAARVLGFSAGYFETPAATSNITDAEKYARVHRDSSGPVHGRDGPIASMAHLLENDRTGYRKLVQNDTDEKGENLAGYYHTATLDAERLGEAFPGHRYPKEVKHYYAREAARLDPDNPLAHPKVGASLQHSLLEREQTVYYDDLVDLERELDQTVLSVLSDAGFDVSPGNMGGSPYVKNDAYWAPSTSERGPDPIQLDLTRIRQEQESVVVRHLTDGLSPIQWESLDMLVTDGGEVSPQDIAEANDRHVGSVRRALRAMEELVSRKYGEVGLRSDYVAEMVHDAVQDAREATRTAVETSAKAIEAAERGASDAMAEWVAWCNRHGVDIRNRADALEIDLGEFDGVTWSYNGLPSTVSHRLKTAFEKWEAAGQDPERFRQAVVKFRANGVDATRRAWKALR, encoded by the coding sequence GTGAGGACGCTCGATCTCGCGGCCCACGAGTTCGATGCGAACCTCCACTTCGCCGAGAATGGTCTGAATCCGTGGTTTGGCGCCGACGCGCTCGTGAAGGATGCCGACGGCAGCCGGAGCGCGGAGTTCACGCACGCGGGCGAGCAGTGGGTTGCACGGCTATCCTACCGTGACGAAGGCGGACTGCTCCCGCCGACCGGCGGCGTCACCGACGGCGGCACGCACGTCGAGCACGACACGATTCGGGAGTTCAGCCTGAAGGTCGCCCGCCACCCCGACGAGGATCCCGTCGGCAAGCAGGATTTTACCGCGCATATCTCGCCGCGATGGGCGGGCCTCCACGCTGAGAACGGCGACGGTGACGTGGTGGAGATCCCCGTACCGCCGACGCTGCAGAACGACGGCCTGAACGTCCGAATTCAGGGCAGCAACATCGAGTTCACGCGGTATCTGGACCTCTTCCAGACGGCCGCGCGCGTGCTCGGCTTCTCGGCGGGGTACTTCGAGACGCCAGCTGCAACGAGCAACATTACGGACGCCGAGAAGTACGCGCGCGTCCACCGCGACAGCAGCGGCCCGGTCCACGGCCGCGATGGGCCGATAGCCTCGATGGCGCACCTCCTCGAGAACGACCGTACGGGCTACCGGAAACTCGTGCAGAACGACACCGACGAGAAGGGTGAGAATCTGGCCGGCTACTACCATACAGCGACACTCGACGCCGAGCGGCTCGGTGAGGCGTTCCCCGGCCACCGCTACCCGAAGGAGGTCAAACACTACTACGCCCGCGAAGCCGCGCGTCTCGACCCGGATAACCCGCTGGCACACCCGAAGGTCGGCGCCAGCCTCCAGCATTCGCTGCTGGAGCGCGAGCAGACCGTCTACTACGACGACCTCGTAGACCTGGAGCGCGAGTTAGACCAGACAGTCCTGTCGGTTCTGTCGGATGCCGGCTTCGACGTTTCGCCCGGCAACATGGGCGGCAGTCCCTACGTCAAGAATGATGCGTATTGGGCTCCTTCGACGAGCGAGCGCGGCCCGGACCCAATTCAGTTAGACCTCACGCGGATTCGGCAGGAACAGGAAAGCGTGGTCGTGCGCCACCTCACGGACGGACTGTCGCCGATTCAGTGGGAATCGCTCGATATGCTTGTCACGGACGGTGGCGAAGTCTCTCCGCAGGATATTGCGGAGGCGAACGACCGGCACGTTGGTAGCGTCCGGCGGGCGCTGCGTGCAATGGAGGAACTCGTCTCCCGGAAGTACGGCGAGGTCGGGCTGCGCTCGGACTACGTCGCTGAAATGGTGCACGATGCCGTACAGGACGCCCGTGAGGCGACGCGGACGGCCGTTGAGACCTCCGCAAAGGCGATAGAAGCGGCCGAACGCGGCGCTTCTGACGCGATGGCCGAGTGGGTCGCGTGGTGCAATCGCCACGGCGTCGACATTCGGAATCGCGCGGATGCCCTGGAGATCGACCTCGGCGAGTTCGATGGAGTGACGTGGTCGTACAATGGGCTGCCGAGCACGGTCTCGCACCGGCTGAAGACGGCCTTCGAGAAGTGGGAGGCAGCTGGCCAAGACCCTGAGCGATTCCGGCAGGCAGTTGTGAAGTTCCGCGCGAACGGCGTCGACGCAACCCGTCGCGCGTGGAAGGCGCTCCGGTAG